The Pyxicephalus adspersus chromosome 1, UCB_Pads_2.0, whole genome shotgun sequence sequence GTTACACAGACTGGGCCGAAGGGATTCCTTGAGTCCTAGGACCTTGAGAAGTTGCCAGTCCTCCCTAAGCACCTTGACACAACAACCTCCATCCAACCCCCTCTCTGATACAGCAATCAGACCCTGACTGTTGGAACTGACAAGGTAAGGTTTGTTGAACCCGGGCACCACAGTGCTTTCTTTCTGCCGGCCATTGCTAGAATCCAACATAAGAGCACATACAGTCCCCAGTTTCATGTCTGCCACCATGAACTCATCCCTGTAGTTGGCGGTAATGCCACGTGGAGCACCCCAATTCCTGGAAATGACTTGCAGTAGGCGGCCGTGCTTGCTGTAGACTTCCAAAGTCCTGTCAGTTGAGTTGGTCAATGCCACCAAACCTCGGTTGTTTACGGCCACATCGAAATAGTTCTTTGCTTCAAGAGAAAATTGCTGTAGGATTTTCCCTTTGCTGTCCATGACTTGGAGCCTTCGGTTTCCATAATCGACAATATACACAGAACCCGTGTTGGTGGTGTGAATCCCATGGGGTAGATTTAACTCCGCTCTGCCAGATCCAAACTTGCCAAACTGCCGAATTAATTTGGTGGACCCTTCACCATTTTGCAGGGGGCTCTCGGTAAGGTTGGACTCGCTTTTGCTTAAACTTTTTCCAGGTGGAATTTGTTGGTGATGTTTGGAAACTCTTCTATTGTACTGCGCCGACTTAACTCGGACTCTAATTTCACGAAGGGCACCGGATGGGGAAGATGTGGCCACGCTTCTGGAATTGGACCAAGAACTTGATGAACTCGATGATACAGAATCTCGTCTTTCTTTAGCTGAAATTGGCCGGTGGAGTCTAGAAGGAGCAGTGCGTGGTCTGGATATCTTCTCGATGAAAGGCATTGAAGTGGATCTTGGTACCGGTTTCCATGCCGAGGGCGCTTGTGACTGCTGACTTCTAAGTTTTGATACAATTTTGTGTCTTGCATTGGATAGAGCTTGCTGCTTTTGATTTACTTCTGAGTTTTCAGATTCAGAGATGACAGGATGTCCGATTCCAGATTCACTGGGCATCTTCGAAGATGAAACTCTGAATGTCCCAGATTTTGAGATTCCTTTGTTCTTTGGCTTCTCTATAATGAAGGTGCACGTTGACTTCACGCTGTCTGTGGGAGAAGTCGGCCTTGGAGTGTTCAGAAGTTCACCATTGAAGCTATCTGAGGTCTCATCAGACATTCGAAGATAGTCAACACCCCGTTGTGTTTTTTGCACCGATGGAGGATGGTCATTGAGGATTGGTGAGTTCTCATGGGTTCCATCTATCTGGCTTTGTGGCTCCATAGTCATCCACAATGTCCGTTGGTCCCCATCGTTTTGTTTCTTGGCGGACGGTACCCTACTGTCTCTAAGGGCCACTTGTCGGCAAGCCATTGGATCCCTTATTGTATCTGTTTCAATTTCTTCTAATATTTCTTCCGAGCTCTCCGAGTCACCTTCGTAGACATAGGCAGCGGTGGCTCTGAACAGAGAATCTGCTGTGGCACCTACCTGCTCATTGCTAACATATTTCAGTTCATTATTCCTGAGGTCTGCTGTAGGGCTCGGCTCTTTTGGGTTCATCGCTGTCCTCTGACCAGCAGGTTCTTTATTGAAACAGGAGCTGCCTATTTTTGGATCTTGGTGCTTCCCTCCGGTCAGGTGATTTACTTGTTGGTTGGAGTTTTTATTCACTAGTGAAGGTTCCTTTGAGAGATTTTTGCTTACTAAAGGCTGATTTCTGGttagttttttgccttcctcagccTGGTTCATTGGTTTTGGTGCACACTGCTTACTTTGCCTTGAAGGGCTCTGTTTAATGTCGGAAATCCATTTCTTGGTGGCAGCTCGGGGACTTAGTGCGGCATTGTCAGCTTCCACCATTGCTTTATCTTTGGAAGAACCTCTTGGATTCAGATCAGCAAAGCCCCCTTTGCTTTGTTCTAAGGATGACGGCTGGGTGCTGGAACCAGAGTCCTCATCACTGTCATCTTCCAACAAGATCTTCACTCCAACAAAGCCAAAGTCATCTGGGTTATGTGATTTGGCATCCCATGGTGGTTTTTCATCACTCAAAAGCATTGGTTGGATAGTTGAGTTCCTTCTAAAAGGCGACTGAGCTTTTTTGTTAGAATACGGCGTGAAGAAGCCCAGAGattgttcctcacattttattaCCCCAAGCGTGGTGGATGGAAGAGGCTGTGGAATGAAATACACCCTCTTTAGATTGATACTGATGCTGTTTTTCCTTGCAAATATATTTGATATTCGCTGCTGGATCTCCTTCATGACCAGTTGGCTGTTGTTGGAAGCCACCAGTGCCTGCTTGAGCTGAGAGGACACGCTCGCAATCTCCTGCACCACATTATTAATCTCACAAACGCCATTTTTAAGGACAAGTTCATTGCTCTGTTGAATGGATGACAACTGGTCTTTCAGTCTTCCATGCTCTTCTTCTACACGGTTGAGTATGGCTTGTTCTTGCTTTAAGATGGAGAGCAAGGTCTTCTCAAATGACTTGGACACCTTCTCGTGATCTTTAGTCTGCTCTGCTTTAATTTGTTCTAGCTCTCGGCAGGTGAGGGCCAGGTCATTCAGCAAAGCTGTAAAGTCGGTCATCTTCATTTGCTGCAGGGAGATCTTCTGGTGCCAGGTTTGTGGGTGATGTGAAAATCTGTGGATGAAGTAAGAAGAGATTATTAGCAATTCATGGAAAATGTCAGCTGTATTGCAATGATGGTGAAACCCCAACTCCCCTGAGCTCTACTGCATAGATTTTTACAGCTATGTTAGTCTTTCACTGGCATACGTAATAAACATAATACTAAAAAAGCTTCTTTTACAATAGTGGATCCAACCAATAAGCTACCGATCAGTGTACATTACATAGAAACGCATTTCCATGATCCTTAATTGCTGTGAGGTGTGTCTAATGCAGGTTGAATTACTCTTCTGTGTTATAATGTTGACTTAATCTCATAATGactcaaaaactttttttagaaagGAATGTAAACAGCCTGCAGTGCAAAGCTTGTCCTACAGGATTACAGGACAACTGCAATGCATTTACACATGGAGGTCCTTCGGAGACACATCTATAAAGCAGAGCTATGGCAAACTTATGGCTGGttgaaaaaaaaccccaaaagaTTTAAGGATCGTGCAAGGATGTAGTCACATTAGAAATAGATATTTCCAATTTGTGCTTTGCTTCTATGCTGTGTCCCTGGAATGATCCATTCCATGGGTTATATCATACCACAAAGTTGGGTCTCTGGAAAGATCCATACCATGACCATGTCACCCTGATGAGCTGTGTTTCTGGTTAAATCTTTATTATGGTCACCCCAACTCACCAAGTCATAGCTCTGCAAAGATCCATACAAGGGTCAACCCATGTCCCATGGTCACCTCATCTCACTTAGCTGTGTCTCTGGAAAAGACTATAATATGGTAATGATTATGGCTTACTAAATAATGTCTCTGTTAAACTTCATTCTATGGTAACCGCAACCATGTCTCTGGAAGGATTCATACTGTGGCCACCTTATCTTATTAGGTCATGTTCATGGAAGGATCCATAATTTGGTCTCCCCATTTCACCAAGCTGTGTTTTTTGAGGGATCTGTTCTATGGTCACCTCATTTCACTGGTCCCTATCTTCCTGGAAGACTTCATAGAGGGTCTCCCTATTTCACTCAACATTCAAGGCATAGCTCCTCAGGGGTTAGTATAGCGCATGGTCTTTGTGCATGCACACATAGGGTCATGTTCCCGAAAGCATCCATTCTATGGTCACTTTATTCCATTTATCTGCATATTTGGAGGAATCCAGGCTATGGTCACCTCAACTTACTGAGCCATGACCCTGGTCTTCCCAACTTATTACGCCATGTCTCTGGAAGGATTCATACTGTGGTCACCTTATCTTTTTAGGCCATGTTTCTGGAAGGATCCATTATTTGATCACCTCATCGCACTATTCTGTGTTCCTTGAAGGATCTCTTCTATGGTCACCTAATCTCACTGGTCTATGTCCCTGGAACGCTCTGTACTAAGATCACCATATTTTCACTGGTATTTGTTCTCAAAGGATCCATACTATGGTCACCTCATACTACTACTCTATGAGTCTGAAAGGATTCATGCTATTGCCATTCAGGGTATTGCAGAAGAACCTTACAGGGTAggtgcagaaatgtaaaaactcaTGAGATTTTCAGGGCATAGGTGGTGGAGTATAGTAGTAGTGGTGGAGAGCACCGTGGGCAGTATAGGGCATGGTCCACATTGAGCTGTGTTTCCAGAAGGATCCATTCTATGGCCACCCCAATATACTGAGCCATGTCCCTGGTCCCCCTAACTCATTAAACCATGTCTCTGGAAGGATTCTGTGGATTCATAAAACCATCCATTTTATGGTCACCTCATCCCTTCTACGCTGTGGTTCTTGTAGGATTTCTACTATGGTCACCTCATCCCACCATTCTATGGCCCTGGAAGGCTTTGTACTACAATCACCTTATTTCactggtttttgtttttcaagagATAAGGACCACCCTGTGGTCACCTCATTTAGGGCAATGCAGAAGAAGGGCAGGAGAAGAAAGGTAAAATCTGATGACATATTTGGGGCATAGCGCACTGTGGGGAGTATAGGGCACAGTCATATTGAGTGTCCACATTGGGGTATGTTTCTGGAAGTATACATTCTGTGGTCACTTATTTCAAATTGTCTGCATATCTGGAAGaatccacactatgtcacctcaACCTCCTGAGCAACATGTCTGGAAATATTCATACTATGGTTATATTATCTTACTAAACCAAGTGCCTGGTCACCCCAATATTATGCTATCATTCTAGTAGGATCCATTCTGTGCTCACTTATTTCTATTGTCTGCAAACCTGGAAGAATCTATGCTATGGTACCCTCAACCTACTGTGCCATATCTCCagaaaaaatcatattatggtaACATCATTTTCTAGGCCATGTTCTGGTGACCCCAACTCATTAGGCCATGTGTCTGGAAGAATTCTCACTGTGGTCACCTTATCCTACAAGGTCATGTTCATGGAGGGATCCATAGTATGGTCACTTCATCTCCGTATTCTATGTCCTGGAAGTCTTCGTACTAAGGTCATTGGTCTACATCTCTGGTAGGATCCATACTTTGGTTCCTCATCCCATTGGTCTATGGCTCTGGAAAGATCCATACCATGGTCACCTTATTCAGGGTAATGCAGATGAACCTTAAAGTTTAGGAATGTAAAAATGGTCCACATGATCAAAGCATATCATGCAATGGTAAGTGGTGGGAATGATCAAATTGCATGGCCTTGTTTCTGGAAGCACTCATTCTATGGTCACTTAATCTCACTAGTCTGTTTGCACTTCTGCCCCTATGAATGCCCATTGTCTAGGTAGCAAATGGTAGACATGAAGGTAACAGCatgattatcattttttttaaggtatttattaAACCTGCACCTTTATGGAAGACACAGCCAAGAATCCTGGAAGGCAAATCCAATGAGCTGTTGTCACCAACCACAGACTGCCACTATGTATATCCTGCTGAATCCCTTCCATGTACACAGTGATATCTGTGCTGTTCTTACATTACATGTGCTGTTCTTAGGTATAATGTTTCTttatccttttctttctcttcctttgAAATTGGCTTCTTGTTAAATAGACGGCATGTATTTATTgaatttcaatacattttgttttatgtattcatCATTGGCTTTATAGCAGGCCATGCAAATAAGTGGTGGCCAGGAGCCCTGCGTATAATATCACATGTATGTTTATGCAAATTAGACCTCCAGTAGTGCATAAAAAGAGCTAAAGGGGCACTCCAGATTTTTATAGTGATTTGTGGGGTTCATATCCCTTTCAATATCGGGGACTTGCCTAGCTATAAGCCTCCTTCTTCCACATGTCTACAATTAGGAATCTGCCGCACACAAGGCTTCCTGAGCTCTACATTATTGTTCCCCACAACGCAATCTCACCTAAAGGCTGCAAGTAAACAACTACAGGaactccttcctcctgctggtgacccctctagtgatgagAGAGACAAACCACCAACTGTCCACTCATCACATAGACAGAGAGAGACAAACCACCAACTGTCCACCCATCACATAGACCGAGAGAGACAAACCACCAACTGTCCACTCATCACATAGACCAAGAGAGACAAACCATCAACTGTCCTCTCATCACAAAGACCAAGAAAGACAAACCATCAACTGTCCACCCATCACATAGACCGCGAGAGACAAACCACCTACTGTCCACTCATCAAATAGACCGAGAGGGACAAACCACCAACTGTCCACCCATCACATAGACCGAGAGAGACAAACCACCTACTGTCCACTCATCACATAGACCGAGAGGGACAAACCACCAACTGTCCACTCATCATATAAGTCGAGAGAGACAAATCACCAACTGTCCACTCATCACATAGTCCAAGAGAGACAAATCATCAACTGTCCACCCATCACATAGACCGAGAGGGACAAACCACCAACTGTCCACTCATCACATAGTCGCAGAGAGACAAATCATCAACTGTCCACCCATCACATAGACCGAGAGAGACAAACCACCAACTGTCCACTCATCATATAAGTCGAGAGAGACAAANNNNNNNNNNNNNNNNNNNNNNNNNNNNNNNNNNNNNNNNNNNNNNNNNNNNNNNNNNNNNNNNNNNNNNNNNNNNNNNNNNNNNNNNNNNNNNNNNNNNNNNNNNNNNNNNNNNNNNNNNNNNNNNNNNNNNNNNNNNNNNNNNNNNNNNNNNNNNNNNNNNNNNNNNNNNNNNNNNNNNNNNNNNNNNNNNNNNNNNNNNNNNNNNNNNNNNNNNNNNNNNNNNNNNNNNNNNNNNNNNNNNNNNNNNNNNNNNNNNNNNNNNNNNNNNNNNNNNNNNNNNNNNNNNNNNNNNNNNNNNNNNNNNNNNNNNNNNNNNNNNNNNNNNNNNNNNNNNNNNNNNNNNNNNNNNNNNNNNNNNNNNNNNNNNNNNNNNNNNNNNNNNNNNNNNNNNNNNNNNNNNNNNNNNNNNNNNNNNNNNNNNNNNNNNNNNNNNNNNNNNNNNNNNNNNNNNNNNNNNNNNNNNNNNNNNNNNNNNNNNNNNNNNNNNNNNNNNNNNNNNNNNNCCGAGAGAGACAAACCACCAACTGTCCACTCATCCCAAAGACAGAGAGAGACAAACCACCAACTGTCCACTCATCAAATAGACCAAAAGAGACAAACCACCAACTGTCCACTCATCATATAGATCGAGAGAGACAAACAACCAACTGTCCACTCATCATATAGATCGAGAGAGGCAACCCACCAACTGTCCAACCATCACATCGACCGAAAGATACAAACCACCAACTGTCCACTCATCACATAGACTGAAAGATACAAACCACCAACTGTCCACTCATCCCATAGACAGAGAGAGACAAACCACCAACTGTCCACTCATCATATAGATCGAGAGAGAGAAACCACCAACTGTCCACTCATCATATAGATCGAGAGAGACAAACCACCAACTGTCCACTCATCATATAGATCGAGAGAGGCAACCCACCAACTGTCCAACCATCACATCGACCAAAAGATACAAACCACCAACTCTCCACTCATCACACAGACCGAGAGAGACAAACCATCTACTTTCCACTCATCACAAACTACCAACTGTTCACTAACGGAGACCCAGCAAGACTAAACATCCACCTATCACGTAAAACAAGAGACAAACCGCCAACCATCCATTCACCACCAATACCATGAGAAGAATATAAACAAACTGTTCACTCACTACAGAGATTGAGAAAAACAAACCACCAACCATCCACTTATCatggaaaaagggaaaaacaaactGCTGATCATCCTCTCATCACATAGACCAGACACAAACCACTCATCGCTAAATCACCACAGAGACCCAGAAAGACAAAACTACCAACCAGCCACTCACCAGAGAGATGAAACAAGACACACCACCAGTGCTTGAGAGTGACAAACCACCTACCATCCACATGAAATGAAGACCAAATGTTAAAAACCACCTACTATCAACTTATCATTAAGATAGAAAGACAGAAACTGCCAATTGGATCCTCAACAGAGAGATGGGGAAAGAATCCACCAAATGGTGGGCTTGAGAGATATAAACAACTAACTGTACATTTAACAGTCACAACAGTGATGGAATAGGAGAATCCACCTACGGTCCACTTACCACAGAGATAGACAGGAACAAATCATCTACCTTTCACTGACCAGAGAGGCTGAGAGTTACAAACCACTAACTGTCCATTCATCAAGACTCAGAAAAACCATGCCACCAACTATCTACTCACCACTACCACTACTACAGAGACCAAGAAAGACAAACCGTCAACTGTCCACTTACTACAAAGACCCAGAAAGACAAAACTGACAACCATCCTGCCACCAGTGTTTGGGAGTGACAAACCACCTACCATCCACAAGAAATGGGGACAAAATGTTAAACACCACCTAGTGTCTACTTACCATTAAGATGGAAAGACAGAAACTGCCAACTGGATCCTCAACAGGTTGAGAGATGGGGAGAGAATCCACCAATTGTTGAGATTGAGAGATATAAACAACTGTCCACAGTCACAACagtgaaggaaaaagaaaattcacCTACAGTCCACTTACACAGAGATGGATAGGAACAAATCACCTATCTTTAACTGACCAGAAACTGAGACTGAGAGTTACAAACCACCAACTGTCCATTCATCAAGACTCAGAAAAACCAGGCCACCAACTATCTACTCACCACAGACACTAAAAAAGATAAACCCCAAGAAAGACAAACCCCCAACCGTCTACTAATCACAGAGACCTAGAAAGACAAACCACTAACCGTCCACTTACCACAGAGACCTAGAAGGACAAAGCACCAACCGTCAAATTACCAATTATCCAATTATTGGGTAGAAAAAAACCACCACAAGAAAGACCAACCAACATTTAGTGATAGGACAAGATTAGCACCAAAGGAGCAAAGGGCATCTTTCACCCAAGTTGTAGACCGAGTGGGACAAACCACCAACTGTCCATTCACCACAGAGACTGAGAAGAACTAATTGCCGACTGTATACTGACCATGGAGGACAAGCCATCCAATTACCACAAACCACCAACCATCCACTAACAAGAGACAACCACCAGAACAGGACAAGGTTCTTCAGGAGAAAAAGCCAATGAGCACCTTCCACCCATGAGCTGTAAGATGAGAAGGACAAACCACCAACCCTCCACTCCCTCAACAAACCAAAAGGAACAACCAACCTACCAACCACCCACCCATCACAGAGACTAGGGGGCCACTTTATAAATCAGTGCTATGGCAAACCAGTTGGTGGTATTTTTATCAATTTCTTAAGACGTGAGGACTTTGGCTTTGGTGAAATTTAAAGCATATGAAATATATTGGAGGAAGAAGTCATGAGGTGACTCCATTTGGACCTGTCAGTGCGGTGGCAGATGTGGCCATccgtgggcccctgtgcagatcTGACTTgaggcccctgttggctgagtgTAAACTTTGCACCTTCTTATGGCCATCCTCGTATCAGTGAAATTGGCCATAGTGCAGAAATGTAGATTCTTCCACGGAATCAGTTCTGTGGAAATGCCCTGTTCATCCCTAATCCCTATTCTATCCTAACtgaaaaatgatgtttttattttaaatttatatcaaAATGATAACAAGGAACTTTCCCTATTTGCTTTGTTAATTATCCCCTTGTAGTAGGTTATTTCTGTCCAAAAATACCAATGGAGACAATGCAAAGATGCATTTCCTGCGCCTGTCGTGTCATCCTGAACCACTTCGGGATTGTACAATTTTCTCAGCGTTTAGACGAGGAATCTTCCCGTGTCTGTGGGATATTCAGCCCTCTGTAGGAAATCCTGGCCTTGGTTTGTGAAGGGTTAGCCGGGCGTGGCCAGGATGCAGCCCAGGTAACAATGCAGCATTGCACCTCCTCTGCCGACTTTGTGTGTCCAGCACTCTGCTGGGGGGGGATTATTGAGATGTCTGGGTGACACCAGGGGGTGACAGCCTCACTTTCCACCAGGGGGTGACAACCTTACTTCCCTTGTTACGTGTGATCAGCCCACATatcacaatctgattgtacaatgttTTAGATTTATGGCCTAGACTGGGAATCAATCTGTATCCAATCTCACCATTTTTAGGGGTCTGATTTTGGTTGGGTGGATTGGTGATATATTGGTGTAAGGGCCACTAGACAACCCCCCAACCCTCCTCCCCCTTATCTGTCATCCTGGGAAAATTGTGGTCACTCAAGTCGAATAGCCAACCAGCTATACTAAGCTATCAGGCGATCTCACCATTCATGCTAATTCAGGATTCTGTAAAAGACACGATTGGTGATCATCTGATGCTTGCAGGTCCAATCCACGTAAATTATACCCTGACCTGCCACCATATACAGCAACAGATTCCTAAAAAAGCCGGAGCCCCAATCGGTGTCTTTGCCTAGGCTGCGGTAaagtcatcaatctgctgcaggcagggggaAGCATTTTCCCAGTCTCCCCTctagtgatcagattgcaacattgtatctttgcagcaggtcacatgactaCATGGCCATGTCACCTCTGAGCATCTCATAGGAAGGTGGATGGTGACCCCAGATGATGCCTAAACAAGGGTGGCGCTGTCCTTACAGCCAGGAACACAGGTGCAGACATTTGGGTGTGGGGATAGGGGGGTATTGTGATCTCAGGGaggggtaatatatatataacgtgCTGCACAATCACATGAAAgctatctgatgacaggtccactttaaagataaGATTACTTTCCTACCATTGACCCCTCTGAAGGTTAGCCAGGTGcctgcattgcattgtgggattGGTGGGGGTAAAGCTGCTACAgtttgattgtacaatctcctatGAAATGATTGGTCAGATAAAAATTGAATGTTACAAAGTTATGGGAGATCCATAAAttattgtccaatcagattgTATAGAGTATGATCCATAATTGATTAAACGAATATAACATGGATGGAAATGAAGGAGAATGGCATATTGTATTCCCGACATGGAGGGGATTGGTCTGAGGGGCTCCCAGGGGCCCTTGCTGGCTCTTTGCTGCTTTGTCAGAGAGTTTTATGGCTGGGAGCCTCTAATTGGTTGATATGGAAACCCTGCAAAGTTTGCATGCCAGCAATTGTGTGCAAATCACCCCCTGCTATTGTCTGGGGCCACACACAGAGGACAGCTGCCTGCAGACCAGAAAGAGACCCCCATCAATGGGATTCACCCATCAATGGGATTCACCCAATCTGATTGTCTGAGACAGCCAGCTTGGGATTCTGGACAGCATTATACCCGATCGGTATGGGCACCACTTGGGCACCGCCAACATCCCACAGCTATCTGACAGATTAGAATTGCCCCAGAAGGTAAGAAATCTCCAGCAGTTCTCTAATGTGATTCCAAGTGATGCGTATGCATGGCGGCAATGTGTGATATGTATGGGTTGGTGCACATTGCCAGATCGCATGCAAAGCGTTGCAGTGCCATGGATTGTGAATGCCACCCCAATGCACCACAAGGCATTGTACGGGAGACCCCAATGCACCACAACGCACCCCAATGCATTGTACGAGAGACCCCAGCACACCCCAGCGCATTGTACGAGAGACCCCAACGCATTGTACCAGAGACCCCAATGCAGCGCAGTGCATCCCAATGCTGGGAGTGGGTTGGGCTGTATGGGCTGGTTGGGGACATGGGTAAAGATGGAGGTGAGTATTGGATACCATAACTATATTACCATTACTATATAATCTTCCCAAATTATTTCCAGAAATGTAAAACTCTGCAATGAGGAGTCTGGgctgaagagctgacaatctaatcaTGAGACCCCCAGAGTCCCCTCTCTTACCTGAGCAGCCAGCAGAGGACATGTCAGCTCCCCGCACCGCAAACACTGCTGGTTACTAACAACAACTCACAGACTCCGGATACCTGTCTGCCAGGATGTCACCAGAGCGGGGCGGAGCCACCGACAGGTGCAGAGCTGGAGACACAcaaaggggaggggaggggagagtGCAGAGACAGGAGGAGAGTGCAGAGACAGGAGGAGAGTGCAGGGACAGGAGGAGAGTGCAGGGACAGGAGGAGAGTGCAGAGACAGGAGGAGAGTGCAGGGACAGAAGGAGAGTGCAGGGACAGAAGGAGAGTGCAGAGACAGGAGGAGAGTGCAGGGACAGAAGGAGAGTGCAGAGACAGGAGGAGACTGCAGAGACGCCAGGAGGGTGCAGAGACACCAGAAGGGTGCAGAGACAGCAGGAGGGTGCAGAGAAATGAGGAGAGTGCAGGGACAGCAGGAGGGTGCAGAGACAGCAGGAGGGTGCAGAGAAATGAGGCATTTTCTTTGTGGTTGGAAGGGCAGCAATCTGTACAGGGGTGGTATTAGGGGAAGGCAAACTGGGCTATTGGCCAAGGACCCCCACATTCTACAGGGCCTGCACCTGCTACAGAGACTGCCACTTCTTCAGGGCCAccatcttctccagagcccccACATTCTTCAGGTCCTTCACCTTCTTCATGGCCTCCACTTTTTACTGGGCCCCCACCTTCTCTATGGGCCCCATCTACCTCAGAGTGTCTACCTTTTTCAGGGTCCTCATCTTCCCCATGG is a genomic window containing:
- the LOC140323340 gene encoding uncharacterized protein, producing the protein MKMTDFTALLNDLALTCRELEQIKAEQTKDHEKVSKSFEKTLLSILKQEQAILNRVEEEHGRLKDQLSSIQQSNELVLKNGVCEINNVVQEIASVSSQLKQALVASNNSQLVMKEIQQRISNIFARKNSISINLKRVYFIPQPLPSTTLGVIKCEEQSLGFFTPYSNKKAQSPFRRNSTIQPMLLSDEKPPWDAKSHNPDDFGFVGVKILLEDDSDEDSGSSTQPSSLEQSKGGFADLNPRGSSKDKAMVEADNAALSPRAATKKWISDIKQSPSRQSKQCAPKPMNQAEEGKKLTRNQPLVSKNLSKEPSLVNKNSNQQVNHLTGGKHQDPKIGSSCFNKEPAGQRTAMNPKEPSPTADLRNNELKYVSNEQVGATADSLFRATAAYVYEGDSESSEEILEEIETDTIRDPMACRQVALRDSRVPSAKKQNDGDQRTLWMTMEPQSQIDGTHENSPILNDHPPSVQKTQRGVDYLRMSDETSDSFNGELLNTPRPTSPTDSVKSTCTFIIEKPKNKGISKSGTFRVSSSKMPSESGIGHPVISESENSEVNQKQQALSNARHKIVSKLRSQQSQAPSAWKPVPRSTSMPFIEKISRPRTAPSRLHRPISAKERRDSVSSSSSSSWSNSRSVATSSPSGALREIRVRVKSAQYNRRVSKHHQQIPPGKSLSKSESNLTESPLQNGEGSTKLIRQFGKFGSGRAELNLPHGIHTTNTGSVYIVDYGNRRLQVMDSKGKILQQFSLEAKNYFDVAVNNRGLVALTNSTDRTLEVYSKHGRLLQVISRNWGAPRGITANYRDEFMVADMKLGTVCALMLDSSNGRQKESTVVPGFNKPYLVSSNSQGLIAVSERGLDGGCCVKVLREDWQLLKVLGLKESLRPSLCNPWGVCVDSEGGVLVADWGQKHSIMYYPVNKPARVLVTEGLSSPRGLALLQDGVLMVADSMHNCIKVFKYQENE